One Solirubrobacterales bacterium genomic region harbors:
- a CDS encoding SDR family oxidoreductase: MNITSIGSAQPPTQQKNRRVALVAGGAGGIGVEVAKELLLDNMAVAIADVDPQKAAAAATDLMQAVSGAEVIWVDMNITEQSSVTRAIAEVEQRLGPIDAMINAAGWNHAMSLLKSDEQYWRQMIDINLLGGIRLTHAVLGGMIERGYGRIVHIAGEAGRAGVSEQSLMSAANGGTIAFVKAMAREVLDKGVTVNCLSPGPTATPMLDQMIQYAEDAAAMVASLRGAVPMGRLGQPNDIAPVVAFLASEGAGFVTGQTISVSGGMTMV; encoded by the coding sequence GATCAGCTCAGCCACCCACACAGCAGAAGAACCGCCGCGTCGCATTGGTCGCCGGCGGCGCTGGCGGAATCGGCGTTGAAGTGGCCAAAGAGCTTCTGCTGGACAACATGGCGGTCGCGATCGCCGACGTCGATCCGCAGAAGGCCGCGGCCGCCGCGACCGACCTGATGCAGGCCGTCAGCGGCGCGGAAGTGATCTGGGTGGACATGAACATCACTGAGCAGTCGTCGGTGACGCGGGCGATCGCAGAGGTAGAACAGCGCCTTGGGCCGATCGACGCGATGATCAACGCGGCAGGCTGGAACCATGCAATGAGCCTTTTGAAGTCAGACGAGCAGTACTGGCGCCAGATGATCGACATCAACCTCCTGGGCGGCATCCGCCTGACGCACGCGGTGCTCGGCGGAATGATCGAGCGCGGCTACGGACGCATCGTGCACATCGCGGGCGAAGCCGGTCGCGCTGGCGTCAGCGAGCAGTCGCTGATGAGCGCGGCCAACGGCGGCACGATCGCATTCGTCAAGGCAATGGCGCGCGAGGTGCTAGACAAGGGCGTCACGGTGAACTGCCTCTCGCCCGGGCCAACGGCAACGCCGATGCTCGACCAGATGATTCAGTACGCCGAGGATGCAGCGGCGATGGTTGCTTCTTTGAGGGGCGCCGTGCCGATGGGTCGGCTGGGTCAGCCAAACGACATCGCGCCAGTTGTTGCGTTTCTTGCCTCT